A stretch of the Bordetella genomosp. 8 genome encodes the following:
- a CDS encoding putative toxin-antitoxin system toxin component, PIN family — protein MKADHVVIDTNVLISAALAPASAPARFVDWALAHATLLFSPSTFEELQTRLWRPKFDRYLTLEQRQAILHDLGAVALCVTPASSARVFSRDPDDDKFIHLALAGNAAWIVTGDQDLLILEAVEGVQIVTPVQALNRLAGGS, from the coding sequence ATGAAAGCTGATCACGTCGTCATTGACACCAACGTATTGATCAGCGCTGCGCTTGCTCCCGCCTCCGCCCCGGCCAGGTTTGTCGATTGGGCATTGGCGCATGCCACTTTGCTGTTTTCGCCAAGCACGTTTGAGGAATTGCAAACACGGCTATGGCGGCCTAAGTTCGATCGCTATCTGACCTTGGAGCAGCGGCAAGCCATCTTGCACGACCTCGGCGCCGTGGCACTTTGTGTAACGCCGGCGAGCTCCGCACGCGTTTTCAGCCGCGATCCTGATGACGACAAGTTCATTCACTTGGCGCTTGCGGGCAACGCGGCATGGATAGTGACCGGTGACCAGGACCTGCTCATTCTGGAGGCCGTCGAGGGCGTCCAGATCGTCACGCCCGTCCAGGCATTGAATAGGCTTGCTGGCGGGTCCTGA
- a CDS encoding type II toxin-antitoxin system Phd/YefM family antitoxin, with the protein MLTFTANDAKTRFGEMLDRVQREPVQVTRRNRVVGVMVSPEDYEAMRQFYANRLRGTLADTAKSAAEAGLTEQELERLLADES; encoded by the coding sequence ATGCTGACATTCACCGCCAACGATGCCAAGACCCGCTTCGGTGAAATGCTGGATCGCGTTCAACGTGAACCCGTGCAGGTCACTCGCCGTAACCGAGTAGTGGGGGTGATGGTCTCGCCCGAAGACTACGAAGCGATGCGCCAGTTCTATGCCAACCGGCTGCGCGGTACCTTGGCCGACACGGCGAAGTCGGCTGCGGAAGCCGGACTGACAGAACAGGAACTGGAGCGTCTGTTGGCGGATGAAAGCTGA
- a CDS encoding GntR family transcriptional regulator: MSPVKAAGAASGQARTPVKPATLQPIERETLWDRAYAALREALLSGRYEPGHRILLRDVAAELGISLTPVRDAVNHLVAERILRRGTGGQGGGAVVPEVDATQLHQLLIMRAELEGRAAYEAAAHATPEDIATLRGLLADMKRLIDVDGHQGYLEVHRRFHFHIYALSGMDIIEDAIETLWLRCGPVLNLVLPEYVPYLKRMDYHAEAVEALARNDADATARAIRCDILEAGHYIQALLRRGQA, translated from the coding sequence ATGTCCCCAGTCAAAGCCGCCGGCGCGGCATCCGGCCAGGCGCGCACGCCCGTGAAGCCGGCGACGCTGCAGCCGATCGAGCGTGAAACCTTGTGGGATCGGGCCTATGCGGCGCTGCGCGAGGCCTTGCTGTCCGGCCGCTACGAACCCGGCCACCGCATCCTGTTGCGTGACGTCGCGGCGGAGTTGGGCATCAGCCTGACGCCGGTGCGCGATGCGGTGAACCACCTGGTGGCCGAACGCATCCTGCGGCGCGGCACGGGCGGCCAGGGCGGCGGCGCGGTCGTGCCGGAGGTCGACGCGACCCAGCTGCACCAGTTGCTGATCATGCGGGCCGAACTGGAAGGCCGGGCGGCCTACGAAGCCGCCGCCCACGCGACGCCGGAGGACATCGCGACGCTACGCGGCCTGCTGGCCGACATGAAGCGCCTGATCGACGTGGACGGACACCAGGGTTACCTGGAGGTCCATCGCCGCTTCCACTTCCATATCTATGCCCTGAGCGGCATGGACATCATCGAGGACGCCATCGAAACCCTGTGGCTGCGCTGCGGTCCGGTCCTGAACCTGGTGCTGCCGGAATACGTCCCGTACCTGAAACGCATGGACTACCACGCCGAAGCCGTCGAGGCCCTGGCCCGCAACGACGCCGACGCCACGGCGCGCGCCATCCGCTGCGACATCCTCGAAGCCGGCCACTATATCCAGGCGCTGCTGCGGCGCGGGCAGGCGTAG
- a CDS encoding tripartite tricarboxylate transporter substrate binding protein codes for MSLLTRLAGALACACAVTAATAATDDFPDRPIRFIVPWNAGGSNDIAARELQQIIGEQQKITVVVENAPGATGAIGLGKVVAAAPDGYVVGMGTSSTLAQIAQNLTPLRNEQFAHIARVSTDPLMLLVPKDGPANLEQFLAHMKQNPGKVSIGTPGTNNLNHIFAEMTARAAGVGYVNVPYPGGSRVIADLAGKQIQGAVLKPSESKPQIDAGYVRPIGVFGNDRLQVYPDVPTFKEKGYDVYPYGPLVQMAYVVAPAGVSPEVRKRLVDIFSKAIQSEKFKAFAQQNGFLVDDMKGQALDDEVRNVQATLNSVASKVFKPQ; via the coding sequence ATGTCCTTGCTAACCCGATTGGCAGGCGCCCTGGCCTGCGCCTGCGCAGTAACGGCCGCCACCGCCGCAACCGACGACTTCCCCGATCGCCCCATCCGCTTCATCGTTCCCTGGAACGCGGGCGGCTCCAACGACATCGCCGCGCGCGAGCTGCAGCAGATCATCGGCGAACAGCAGAAGATCACCGTCGTCGTCGAAAACGCCCCCGGCGCGACGGGCGCGATCGGCCTGGGCAAGGTCGTCGCCGCCGCGCCCGACGGCTACGTCGTCGGCATGGGCACCAGCTCGACGCTGGCGCAGATCGCGCAGAACCTGACCCCGCTGCGCAATGAACAGTTCGCCCACATCGCCCGCGTATCGACCGACCCGCTGATGCTGCTCGTGCCCAAGGACGGCCCGGCCAACCTGGAGCAATTCCTGGCCCACATGAAGCAGAACCCCGGCAAGGTTTCCATCGGCACGCCCGGCACCAACAACCTCAACCACATCTTTGCCGAGATGACGGCGCGCGCCGCCGGCGTGGGCTACGTCAACGTGCCCTACCCCGGCGGTTCGCGCGTGATCGCCGACCTGGCCGGCAAGCAGATCCAGGGCGCGGTGCTCAAGCCATCGGAAAGCAAGCCGCAGATCGACGCCGGCTACGTCAGGCCCATCGGCGTCTTCGGCAACGATCGTTTGCAGGTCTATCCCGACGTCCCCACGTTCAAGGAAAAAGGTTACGACGTCTATCCCTACGGGCCGCTCGTGCAGATGGCCTACGTCGTGGCGCCGGCTGGTGTGTCGCCCGAGGTGCGCAAGCGCCTGGTGGATATCTTCTCCAAGGCCATCCAGAGCGAAAAATTCAAGGCCTTCGCCCAGCAGAACGGTTTCCTGGTGGACGACATGAAGGGCCAGGCCCTGGATGACGAAGTCCGCAACGTCCAGGCCACGCTGAACAGCGTGGCCTCCAAGGTATTCAAGCCGCAATGA
- a CDS encoding mandelate racemase/muconate lactonizing enzyme family protein: MSTIKKVTCHVVAAPVERPFTSSRGWLYKTRGSCIVEIETNDGVVGWGECYGPAQVSRAYIESQYGPRIVGRDAFDVEVIWEDLYNRIKDYGNSGMAISALSGIDIALWDIIGKVCGKPVHKLIGGAHRTEVQSYATGLYFIDMDRLIEEAVEEAREYVDQGFQAIKMKIGLGSPKLDIQRVAAVREAIGDDIRLMVDANHCFTVPAAIRLGRELEQLNVEWFEEPISPEDLDGYVEVTRALDMAVAGGENEFTRWGFRDIVTRKAMDIVQPDVCAAGGISECRKIAALALAHGVECVPHAWGSAIGLAATLHFLAALPDQPPSFRPMPPLLEFEQCENPFRDLLTVEPIVQERGVVRIPTGAGLGIEVKRDVLDRYRVA; this comes from the coding sequence ATGAGCACGATCAAGAAAGTGACCTGCCACGTGGTGGCCGCGCCCGTCGAACGGCCCTTTACGTCCTCGCGCGGCTGGCTGTACAAGACGCGCGGCTCCTGCATCGTCGAGATCGAGACCAACGACGGCGTGGTCGGCTGGGGCGAGTGCTACGGCCCCGCGCAGGTGTCGCGCGCCTATATCGAATCGCAATACGGACCGCGCATCGTCGGCCGCGACGCCTTCGACGTCGAAGTGATCTGGGAAGACCTGTACAACCGCATCAAGGACTACGGCAATTCCGGCATGGCGATCTCGGCGCTCAGCGGCATCGATATCGCGCTGTGGGACATCATCGGCAAGGTCTGCGGCAAGCCCGTCCACAAGCTGATCGGCGGCGCGCACCGCACCGAAGTGCAGTCCTATGCGACGGGGCTGTATTTCATCGACATGGATCGCCTGATCGAAGAAGCCGTTGAAGAAGCCAGGGAGTACGTCGACCAGGGCTTCCAGGCGATCAAGATGAAGATAGGCCTGGGCTCGCCCAAGCTGGACATCCAGCGCGTGGCGGCCGTGCGCGAAGCCATCGGCGACGATATCCGCCTGATGGTGGACGCCAACCACTGCTTCACCGTGCCGGCCGCCATCCGCCTGGGCCGCGAGCTGGAGCAGCTGAACGTCGAATGGTTCGAGGAACCGATCTCGCCGGAAGACCTGGACGGGTATGTGGAAGTGACGCGGGCGCTGGACATGGCGGTGGCCGGCGGCGAAAACGAATTCACCCGCTGGGGCTTCCGCGACATCGTGACCCGCAAGGCCATGGACATCGTGCAGCCGGACGTGTGCGCGGCGGGCGGCATCAGCGAATGCCGCAAGATCGCCGCCCTGGCGCTGGCGCACGGCGTGGAATGCGTGCCGCATGCCTGGGGTTCGGCGATCGGCCTGGCGGCCACGCTGCATTTCCTGGCCGCCCTGCCCGACCAGCCGCCCAGCTTCCGGCCGATGCCGCCGCTGCTGGAATTCGAGCAGTGCGAAAACCCCTTCCGCGACCTGTTGACCGTCGAGCCCATCGTGCAGGAGCGTGGCGTGGTGCGCATACCGACCGGCGCGGGGCTCGGCATCGAGGTCAAGCGCGACGTGCTCGACCGTTACCGGGTGGCCTGA
- a CDS encoding fumarylacetoacetate hydrolase family protein — translation MRFVSFYRGDGRVVPGFIDERAGEPCVVDVTLPGNDAWAAALPPDMQSWVEMGLERLAAQLRERAFPAAARVPLSGARLAAPLPRPGKIVGAAFNYHDALKERGMPPPETPVIFIKSGRTVIGPGDPVRLAPDVGNVTYEAELAVVIGRTALRIDAARAMEHVAGYLTLNDVSASDMVRADKAFVRGKNQPTFCPCGPWIATPDDVPAPDALDVFLTLEGKVRQSGNTADLVFGIAELIAYASTQMPLDPGDIIATGTPAGVAISHQPAAWLRPGSTMIAEVQGLGALRNPILASES, via the coding sequence ATGCGATTCGTTTCCTTCTATCGCGGCGATGGCCGCGTGGTCCCGGGGTTCATCGACGAGCGAGCCGGCGAACCTTGCGTCGTGGACGTGACCCTGCCCGGCAACGACGCGTGGGCCGCCGCCCTGCCGCCCGACATGCAGTCCTGGGTCGAGATGGGCCTGGAGCGGCTGGCGGCGCAACTGCGCGAGCGCGCTTTCCCGGCGGCGGCGCGCGTCCCGCTGTCGGGCGCGCGGCTGGCGGCGCCGCTGCCCCGTCCGGGCAAGATCGTCGGCGCCGCCTTCAACTACCACGACGCCCTGAAGGAACGCGGCATGCCGCCGCCCGAAACGCCGGTGATCTTCATCAAGTCGGGGCGTACGGTGATCGGCCCCGGCGACCCGGTGCGCCTGGCGCCTGACGTGGGCAACGTCACCTACGAAGCGGAGCTGGCGGTGGTGATCGGCCGCACGGCCTTACGCATCGACGCGGCGCGGGCCATGGAGCACGTCGCCGGCTACCTGACGCTGAACGACGTCAGCGCCAGCGATATGGTGCGGGCCGACAAGGCCTTCGTGCGCGGCAAGAACCAGCCCACCTTCTGCCCCTGCGGCCCGTGGATCGCCACGCCCGACGACGTTCCCGCGCCGGATGCGCTTGACGTCTTCCTGACGCTGGAAGGCAAGGTGCGGCAGTCGGGCAATACCGCGGACCTGGTATTCGGCATCGCCGAGCTCATCGCCTATGCGTCCACCCAGATGCCGCTGGATCCGGGCGATATCATAGCCACCGGCACGCCTGCCGGCGTGGCCATATCCCATCAACCCGCGGCATGGCTGCGGCCCGGCTCGACGATGATCGCCGAAGTCCAGGGCCTGGGCGCGCTGCGCAATCCGATTCTTGCAAGCGAGTCCTGA
- a CDS encoding NAD(P)-dependent oxidoreductase produces MNAKPIVLLTSAIHPDEHARLAEHATVRVAADPKPATLNAAAADAVGIIVRNPLPADIFEHAPHLKGVVRHGVGLDMIPMDAANRHRVPVANIPGANTAAVAEYCLAAMLHLRRRLAQVDGMLRTQGWAPSRAYGEGGDELAGTTLGIVGVGAIGSRLATLARALDMRVLGLTRRPETLPDGVQAVDKATLMREADVIVLACPLNEQTRGLIDAQALALARPGALLVNVSRGPVVDGAALLAALREGRLGGAALDVHDVQPLPADAEILQQSGVLLTPHMAGSTTASMRRMSRGAVDEMLRILRGEAPVNWVNKAEVA; encoded by the coding sequence ATGAACGCCAAACCCATCGTGTTGCTGACCAGCGCCATCCATCCCGACGAACACGCCCGCCTGGCCGAACACGCGACCGTGCGCGTGGCGGCCGACCCCAAGCCCGCCACGCTGAACGCCGCCGCCGCGGATGCCGTGGGCATCATCGTGCGCAATCCATTGCCCGCCGATATCTTCGAACACGCGCCCCATCTGAAGGGCGTGGTGCGCCATGGAGTCGGCCTGGACATGATTCCGATGGACGCCGCCAACCGTCACCGCGTGCCGGTGGCGAACATCCCGGGGGCGAATACGGCGGCGGTGGCGGAGTACTGCCTGGCGGCGATGCTGCATCTGCGGCGGCGCCTGGCGCAGGTCGACGGCATGCTGCGCACGCAGGGCTGGGCGCCGTCGCGCGCCTACGGCGAAGGCGGCGACGAGCTGGCCGGCACCACCTTGGGTATCGTCGGCGTGGGCGCGATCGGCAGCCGCCTGGCCACGTTGGCGCGGGCGTTGGACATGCGGGTACTGGGCTTGACGCGGCGTCCGGAGACCCTGCCCGACGGCGTGCAAGCCGTCGACAAGGCCACGCTGATGCGCGAGGCCGATGTGATCGTGCTGGCCTGCCCCTTGAACGAGCAGACGCGCGGATTGATCGACGCGCAGGCGCTGGCGCTGGCCAGGCCGGGTGCGCTTCTGGTCAATGTGTCGCGCGGTCCCGTGGTGGACGGCGCCGCATTGTTGGCGGCCTTGCGCGAAGGCCGGCTGGGCGGCGCCGCGCTGGATGTCCATGACGTGCAACCGCTGCCCGCGGACGCGGAAATCCTGCAACAGTCCGGGGTATTGCTGACCCCGCACATGGCCGGCTCCACCACCGCCAGCATGCGCCGCATGAGCCGTGGCGCCGTGGACGAAATGCTGCGCATCCTGCGTGGCGAGGCGCCGGTGAACTGGGTGAACAAAGCGGAAGTCGCCTAG